One genomic window of Gemmatimonadaceae bacterium includes the following:
- a CDS encoding NUDIX hydrolase → MTKGPDPDVGPWRIGTSSDLSGQVGSRRLYTGRVISLDVDSVRFPNGTTGDLEMIRHSGASAVLPFLNDPDRDDAEVLLIRQYRYATGGYILEIPAGRLDPGELPLACASRELKEETGYTAEHLDPLMTIFTTPGFTDERIHLFMARGLARGDANLETDEILDPVSMRFHQALQMVESGEICDGKTVIALLFAATFRQRR, encoded by the coding sequence GTGACCAAAGGGCCTGATCCTGATGTCGGTCCCTGGCGGATTGGGACGAGTAGTGACTTGTCTGGCCAGGTAGGGTCGCGGCGGCTATACACCGGGCGCGTCATCTCACTGGACGTGGACAGCGTCAGATTCCCCAATGGAACCACCGGCGATCTGGAAATGATCAGGCATTCCGGAGCCAGTGCCGTGCTGCCCTTCCTCAATGATCCTGACCGCGATGACGCGGAGGTGCTTCTGATCAGGCAGTATCGATACGCGACAGGGGGATACATCCTGGAAATTCCCGCTGGCCGACTTGACCCGGGCGAGCTTCCCCTGGCTTGCGCGTCGCGGGAGCTAAAGGAAGAAACGGGCTACACAGCAGAGCACCTCGATCCCCTGATGACCATCTTTACCACCCCCGGATTTACGGATGAGCGCATTCATCTATTCATGGCCCGGGGACTGGCAAGGGGAGACGCGAATCTCGAGACAGATGAAATTCTCGACCCTGTTTCGATGAGGTTTCATCAAGCGCTTCAGATGGTCGAAAGCGGCGAGATCTGCGACGGGAAAACAGTCATAGCCCTGCTTTTCGCAGCGACGTTCCGGCAGCGCCGGTAA
- a CDS encoding pitrilysin family protein, translating to MATATTTDAQKTFDRSKIPTLGPPSKVSLPPIVTRQLSNGLKLMIVEQHEIPVADFILVVGGGGTMDPSSKGGLANLTATMLTEGTTSRTSLQIADQIAYLGVSLAAGSSWDASTLSLHAPTAQLDSALALFAEVALKPAFPQEEFERIRKNRLTDLIQLKDRPTAIASQAYASILYGSEHPYGHSLIGNEGSVNAISVADLKAYYRSNFLPNNATLIIVGDVKPAQIERKINAIFGSWQRGSVTPFTFGAAPKAEATTVYLIDKPGAAQSSFRIGSIGVPRSTKDYFALNVLNTILGGSFTSRLNQNLRETRGYTYGARSAFDMRRSAGPFTASAEIVTAKTDSGLIEFFKELNAIRDTVPAVELNKAKRYLQLGLPGEFETSQQIASQLVPVALYGLPLDYYNNYVQRIDAIGQADVQRVARQYIDPKSLAIVIVGDRKSIEAGLRAVNAGPLSIRDFTGRPISQ from the coding sequence GTGGCGACTGCAACGACGACTGACGCTCAGAAAACGTTCGACAGGTCGAAGATTCCGACACTTGGTCCGCCGTCCAAGGTGTCGCTTCCGCCGATTGTCACCCGTCAACTTTCAAACGGGTTGAAGCTGATGATCGTAGAGCAGCATGAGATCCCGGTGGCGGATTTCATTCTTGTCGTGGGGGGTGGCGGCACGATGGATCCGTCAAGCAAGGGCGGACTCGCAAACCTCACCGCCACCATGCTCACCGAGGGTACAACCAGCAGAACCAGCCTCCAGATTGCCGATCAGATTGCGTATCTCGGCGTCAGTCTCGCTGCCGGGAGCAGCTGGGACGCGTCAACTCTCAGCCTCCATGCACCCACCGCTCAGCTGGACAGCGCGCTTGCACTTTTCGCCGAGGTTGCGCTGAAACCGGCATTTCCGCAGGAGGAGTTCGAGCGCATTCGCAAGAACCGGCTTACGGACCTGATTCAGCTGAAGGACCGGCCAACAGCAATCGCCAGTCAGGCATACGCATCGATTCTCTATGGCTCAGAGCATCCGTATGGACATTCCCTGATCGGAAACGAAGGGTCGGTGAACGCAATTTCCGTTGCTGATCTCAAGGCATACTATCGGTCCAATTTTCTGCCGAATAACGCAACACTCATCATTGTCGGCGACGTCAAGCCCGCGCAGATCGAGAGAAAAATCAACGCAATCTTTGGCAGCTGGCAGCGTGGCAGTGTGACGCCATTCACTTTTGGCGCAGCACCGAAAGCGGAGGCCACGACGGTGTATCTCATTGATAAGCCAGGGGCAGCTCAATCGTCGTTCCGGATAGGGAGCATTGGCGTACCGCGGTCCACAAAGGACTACTTTGCCCTGAATGTTCTCAACACGATTCTGGGCGGGTCGTTCACCAGCCGGCTGAACCAGAACCTTCGAGAGACGCGCGGCTATACATATGGTGCGCGATCGGCTTTTGATATGCGCCGCTCCGCAGGACCGTTCACCGCTTCAGCAGAGATCGTCACAGCGAAGACGGATTCCGGATTGATTGAATTCTTCAAGGAACTGAACGCAATTCGCGATACAGTTCCGGCAGTCGAGCTGAACAAGGCAAAGCGATACCTGCAGCTGGGCCTTCCTGGTGAATTCGAGACATCGCAGCAGATCGCAAGTCAACTCGTACCGGTGGCCCTCTATGGTCTACCTCTCGACTACTATAACAATTACGTGCAACGGATCGACGCAATCGGTCAGGCGGACGTTCAGCGGGTTGCGCGGCAGTACATCGATCCTAAATCACTGGCGATAGTGATCGTGGGTGATCGTAAATCAATCGAAGCAGGGCTGAGGGCTGTCAACGCAGGTCCTCTATCGATCAGGGATTTTACAGGACGGCCAATTTCGCAGTGA
- a CDS encoding pitrilysin family protein produces the protein MRIPIEKFRLDNGLLVTLSEDRTAPIVAVNLWYHVGSANEKPGRTGFAHLFEHMLFQGSENVGANEHFELIQRAGGTLNGSTWLERTNYFETVPSNQLALALWLEADRMGALLPAMTQKKLDTQRDVVMNERRWSVDNQPYGTWWEKLPTLAFPESHPFHHSLIGSMEDLSEASLTDIEQFFATYYTPDNAVLSIAGDFEPVDARELVIRYFGSIPRGKGKPALPPMDLPPTFGNSPRLVVEDDVSLPRMYLAFRSAAFGSDEYYAASVCGAVLGMRRGSRLYRSLVRERQVAADVSAFTFDLSKGSDLLIVDVTARPETTPDQLEAEVGREIDALFSDGVTSREIQRAIALIQTDMITAMQSASERADRLSMFATYFEQPELVNEQAAKYGSVTVDRVNEFIRSRLGRENRAVLLYIPKANADADAGTNGNLIGAAAP, from the coding sequence ATGCGCATACCAATAGAAAAATTCCGCCTCGATAACGGGCTTCTGGTGACACTTTCAGAAGACAGAACGGCGCCCATTGTAGCAGTGAATCTCTGGTATCATGTAGGATCGGCAAACGAGAAGCCTGGCCGCACCGGCTTCGCGCACCTGTTCGAGCACATGCTTTTCCAGGGATCGGAAAACGTCGGGGCGAATGAACATTTCGAGTTGATACAGCGTGCTGGCGGAACGCTCAACGGATCGACCTGGCTCGAGCGCACAAACTATTTTGAGACCGTTCCATCGAATCAGCTTGCGCTTGCTCTCTGGCTTGAGGCAGACCGGATGGGCGCCTTGCTTCCGGCAATGACTCAAAAGAAACTCGACACTCAGCGTGATGTCGTCATGAATGAACGACGATGGTCGGTGGATAACCAGCCATACGGAACCTGGTGGGAAAAACTCCCGACGCTGGCGTTTCCCGAATCGCACCCGTTCCATCACTCGCTCATCGGCTCGATGGAAGATCTGTCAGAAGCATCTCTGACCGACATAGAACAGTTCTTCGCGACCTACTACACTCCGGACAATGCCGTTCTTTCCATTGCGGGCGATTTCGAACCCGTTGACGCACGGGAGCTGGTCATCAGGTATTTCGGATCGATACCGCGCGGCAAGGGGAAGCCAGCACTTCCGCCGATGGATCTGCCACCCACATTCGGCAACTCCCCCCGGCTGGTAGTGGAAGACGATGTCAGCCTTCCCCGCATGTATCTGGCTTTTCGTTCAGCGGCCTTCGGGAGCGATGAATACTATGCCGCAAGCGTGTGCGGCGCTGTTCTCGGAATGCGAAGAGGGAGCAGGCTTTACCGGTCTCTAGTACGCGAGCGCCAGGTAGCAGCGGATGTGTCAGCATTCACCTTCGATCTGTCAAAGGGAAGCGATTTGCTGATCGTCGACGTGACTGCCCGTCCCGAGACGACTCCCGATCAGCTCGAAGCCGAAGTTGGCCGTGAGATCGACGCACTGTTCAGCGATGGAGTCACGAGCCGGGAAATTCAGCGCGCAATAGCACTTATTCAGACAGACATGATCACGGCGATGCAATCGGCGAGCGAAAGGGCCGACAGGCTGTCGATGTTTGCGACCTACTTTGAACAGCCCGAGCTGGTCAATGAACAGGCTGCGAAATACGGTTCTGTCACAGTTGACCGGGTGAATGAATTCATTCGCTCAAGGCTGGGTAGAGAAAACAGAGCAGTACTCCTCTACATACCCAAGGCGAACGCTGATGCGGACGCGGGCACAAATGGGAACCTGATCGGGGCTGCTGCGCCATGA
- a CDS encoding MBL fold metallo-hydrolase yields MEITFAGAAREVTGSCHLLHVNGHTVALDCGMFQGRRSESADKNRELPVPIAGLDAVVLSHAHIDHSGRLPFLVAEGYSKTIWATAATRDLCAVMLADSAHIQEKDAEFLAKRKKEFIEPLYGIRHAIRTMELMVGVPYNKPFDVVPGVRGTYVDAGHILGSASVVLDCTEAGVTKRLVFSGDIGRSGLAIIRDPVSPTGADAVIMESTYGNRDHESVEGARSRLAEVIRETAAKGGRVLIPAFAVGRTQEMLYNLHSLVREGAIPSIPIYLDSPLAIDTTTVFAMHPETYDQSEDMVKTVKELFDFPLVQFTRSVEESKAIGRAKGPLIVIAASGMVEAGRILHHLAHGASDPRNTILIVGFQAEHTLGRRIVEKQPMLKIFGDEVPLRARVEVINGYSAHADRSELTTWIDKVKESSPKLGPVWLVHGEPEVQDVYRASLAAKGYSVSCPDPRARIAF; encoded by the coding sequence GTGGAAATAACATTTGCAGGCGCGGCCCGCGAAGTCACGGGTTCGTGTCATCTGCTGCACGTCAATGGTCACACGGTTGCACTCGATTGCGGGATGTTTCAGGGGAGGCGCAGCGAATCTGCCGACAAGAACCGCGAGCTTCCGGTGCCGATTGCCGGGCTCGATGCGGTCGTTCTTTCGCACGCTCACATAGATCATTCCGGTCGTCTGCCATTTCTTGTGGCGGAAGGTTACAGCAAGACTATCTGGGCAACGGCGGCAACCCGCGATCTGTGCGCAGTGATGCTTGCAGACTCCGCCCACATTCAGGAAAAGGATGCCGAATTTCTTGCCAAACGAAAGAAGGAGTTCATCGAGCCGCTATATGGTATCCGCCACGCGATACGGACAATGGAGCTCATGGTTGGCGTGCCTTACAACAAGCCGTTCGATGTGGTACCAGGCGTTCGTGGAACTTACGTAGACGCCGGCCACATACTCGGCTCTGCATCGGTGGTACTCGACTGTACGGAGGCCGGTGTTACGAAGCGGCTGGTGTTTTCGGGTGACATAGGGCGCTCCGGACTGGCGATAATCCGTGATCCGGTCTCGCCGACCGGAGCCGATGCCGTAATCATGGAATCCACGTACGGAAATCGTGATCACGAATCGGTTGAGGGTGCGCGGTCAAGGTTGGCAGAAGTAATACGAGAGACTGCCGCAAAAGGTGGGCGGGTTCTCATTCCCGCTTTCGCCGTGGGCCGTACCCAGGAGATGCTTTACAACCTGCACTCACTGGTTCGCGAAGGCGCGATTCCGTCTATCCCGATTTACCTGGACAGTCCGCTGGCGATCGATACCACGACTGTTTTCGCGATGCATCCTGAAACGTACGATCAGTCCGAGGACATGGTAAAAACCGTCAAGGAGCTGTTCGACTTTCCGCTGGTCCAGTTCACACGCAGTGTGGAAGAATCCAAGGCAATTGGGCGGGCGAAGGGCCCGTTGATCGTTATTGCCGCGTCTGGAATGGTGGAGGCCGGGCGCATCCTTCATCATCTCGCCCACGGCGCGAGCGACCCACGGAATACAATTCTCATCGTCGGTTTTCAGGCAGAACACACCCTTGGCCGCCGAATTGTGGAGAAGCAGCCGATGCTGAAAATTTTCGGTGACGAAGTTCCACTTCGTGCCCGGGTTGAAGTGATCAACGGATACAGCGCTCACGCCGATCGCAGCGAGCTCACCACGTGGATAGACAAGGTGAAAGAAAGCTCGCCGAAGCTGGGACCGGTGTGGCTGGTGCACGGCGAGCCGGAAGTTCAGGATGTGTACCGGGCATCGCTCGCCGCAAAAGGGTATTCCGTGAGCTGTCCCGACCCACGCGCGCGGATTGCCTTCTAG
- a CDS encoding pitrilysin family protein yields MKKRLLVSLCYLIAGVAAEVRAQSVPKIGFEKYTLPNGLEVILHEDHSTPIVTVNTWYKVGSGDEKPGRTGFAHLFEHVMFMGSQNVGVGVFDKELEAAGGDNNGSTTEDRTNYYENIPSNALPLALWLDADRMGFLLPTMDLAKLDLQRDVVKNERRQSVDNVPYGRADEVILAALYPKTHPYSWSVIGSMTDLSAASLDDVKSFFRTYYAPNNATLTIAGDFDPASTKALVRQYFGDIPRGPALPARPTVAPIVLARDTFIVLEDRVQLPRAFYTWPTVKLFDKDDAALDVLAAVLASDKNSRLYKKLIYEMQVAQSVRASQQSARLASKFEIDVTPKPGQSLMDIDKVVQAEIQRLTSEGITERELARVKNSYKASFINRLASVQGKADILNSYNYMAGTPDYVQQDALRYDRVTRADVQRVARQYLGKPKVVLTVVPEGKTEMMLKANGGVR; encoded by the coding sequence GTGAAAAAACGCCTTTTAGTGTCGTTATGCTACTTAATAGCCGGCGTCGCAGCTGAGGTTCGCGCGCAATCGGTTCCGAAAATCGGATTCGAAAAGTACACACTCCCGAATGGTCTCGAGGTGATCCTGCATGAGGACCATTCAACGCCGATTGTTACCGTCAACACGTGGTACAAGGTAGGCTCGGGGGACGAAAAGCCGGGCCGGACCGGATTCGCGCACCTGTTCGAGCACGTCATGTTCATGGGTTCGCAGAACGTTGGTGTGGGTGTTTTTGACAAGGAACTCGAAGCAGCGGGTGGGGACAACAACGGCTCGACTACCGAAGACCGTACCAACTACTACGAGAATATCCCATCAAACGCATTGCCGCTCGCTCTCTGGCTCGACGCCGACCGGATGGGTTTTCTCCTGCCGACAATGGACCTGGCGAAGCTCGATCTTCAACGCGATGTCGTGAAGAACGAGCGGCGACAAAGTGTGGATAACGTGCCGTATGGCCGAGCGGACGAGGTGATTCTGGCGGCGCTCTATCCGAAGACACATCCATATTCGTGGTCGGTCATTGGCTCGATGACAGACCTCAGCGCCGCATCGCTCGACGACGTGAAGAGTTTTTTCCGCACGTACTACGCGCCCAACAACGCTACGCTGACAATCGCCGGAGATTTTGATCCGGCCAGCACGAAAGCGCTCGTCAGGCAGTATTTCGGAGACATTCCGCGCGGACCTGCCCTTCCAGCTCGGCCAACGGTAGCTCCGATCGTTCTTGCCAGGGACACATTCATCGTGCTGGAGGACCGTGTCCAGCTTCCACGAGCCTTTTACACCTGGCCCACTGTCAAGCTCTTCGATAAGGATGACGCGGCTCTGGATGTTCTGGCGGCTGTCCTGGCCAGCGACAAGAACTCTCGTCTTTACAAAAAGCTGATTTACGAGATGCAGGTCGCGCAGAGTGTCAGGGCGTCGCAACAATCTGCCAGGCTGGCAAGCAAGTTCGAGATCGACGTAACCCCCAAGCCCGGGCAGAGCCTGATGGACATCGACAAGGTTGTGCAGGCCGAGATTCAGCGGTTGACGAGTGAGGGCATCACTGAGCGTGAGCTGGCGCGGGTCAAGAACTCGTACAAGGCGAGCTTCATAAACAGGCTGGCAAGCGTTCAGGGCAAGGCAGACATCCTGAACTCCTACAATTACATGGCGGGTACTCCGGACTATGTACAGCAGGATGCGTTGCGCTACGACCGTGTCACGCGTGCGGATGTTCAAAGGGTAGCACGCCAGTATCTCGGAAAACCCAAGGTTGTGCTTACAGTCGTCCCCGAGGGGAAAACGGAAATGATGTTGAAGGCCAATGGCGGTGTACGGTGA
- a CDS encoding sigma-70 family RNA polymerase sigma factor translates to MASIARKQSIPNQGATVREQLRTMDDSAVVTAFLGGEERAFSELVDRYQTRLLNFVYRTIGDREKAEDLVQEVFIRVYRHLHRFDRSKKFSTWAYTIASNLAKNELRNRSRNPLVLFQTVQKNWQDDDRPLQFEDSTSRPDDMYRKRHLREIVEESVAKLPEHHRNVFVLRELEGKSYEEIAEITDCNLGTVKSRLNRARNSFAEIVAPYME, encoded by the coding sequence ATGGCAAGCATCGCTCGTAAGCAATCGATACCAAATCAGGGAGCGACCGTCAGGGAGCAATTGCGGACAATGGACGATTCTGCCGTTGTCACCGCATTCCTTGGGGGTGAGGAGAGAGCGTTTTCCGAGCTCGTCGACAGGTATCAGACTCGTCTCCTGAACTTCGTGTATCGTACTATCGGCGACCGTGAGAAAGCCGAAGATCTGGTGCAGGAAGTATTCATCCGGGTTTACCGTCATCTTCATCGTTTCGACCGCTCGAAGAAGTTTTCGACCTGGGCGTACACGATCGCGTCAAATCTGGCCAAGAATGAGCTCCGCAACCGTTCGCGTAACCCGCTGGTGCTGTTTCAGACAGTGCAGAAGAACTGGCAGGACGATGACCGGCCGCTCCAGTTCGAGGATAGCACGTCACGGCCTGACGATATGTACCGAAAGCGTCATCTCCGCGAGATTGTCGAGGAGTCGGTGGCGAAGCTTCCGGAGCATCACCGAAATGTCTTTGTGCTGCGTGAGCTCGAAGGAAAGTCGTACGAGGAGATTGCCGAGATCACGGATTGCAACCTTGGCACGGTCAAATCAAGGCTGAACCGAGCCAGGAACTCATTCGCCGAGATTGTGGCTCCGTACATGGAGTAG
- a CDS encoding pitrilysin family protein: MTTLPRPAASAPRDYRFPRFERRKLSNGVGFIIAPVKKLPVVTVLAIIDAGGTSDPDGKEGLASLTADALREGTARRDGLELALELESLGTSVEAGADWDSTIVGMTVLSEHFGEAFALFGEVLTSPMFLTKDIDRLRSERLAERMQILSEPRGLADESFAKFIYAGGSRYSEPLAGGTESVSSISREDISEFYQRHYGPGATTIVLAGDVDTDEAEELLESTLGFWKGQHHPARKTVDERSRTNRAIALVAKADAAQAELRIGHVGVERKHPDYFGIVVMNAVLGGLFSSRINLNLREAHGYTYGASSHFDWRRNAGPFVISTAVQSEVTADAIRETLTEIDRMRSEEIPVDELTLATDYLDGVFPIRYETTAAIASALANMVIFELPDDYYDTYREKVRAVSSADVLAAACKHVDAEALQVVVVGDVAIIREAIESLGFGPVAPTLAPVVAALVTSGSAEE, translated from the coding sequence ATGACAACTTTACCACGACCTGCTGCGAGTGCGCCGCGAGACTACCGGTTTCCCCGGTTCGAGCGACGCAAGCTGAGCAATGGGGTTGGATTCATCATTGCGCCGGTAAAGAAACTGCCGGTGGTGACCGTACTGGCCATTATCGACGCTGGTGGCACGTCGGACCCGGACGGTAAGGAAGGTCTTGCATCTCTCACGGCAGACGCATTGCGAGAAGGTACTGCCCGGCGAGATGGCCTCGAGCTGGCGCTGGAGCTTGAAAGCCTCGGCACATCTGTGGAGGCCGGGGCCGACTGGGACAGCACTATCGTCGGCATGACCGTTCTCAGTGAACACTTCGGCGAAGCGTTTGCGCTGTTTGGCGAGGTACTTACGTCTCCCATGTTCCTGACGAAGGACATCGACCGGCTTCGTAGTGAGCGTCTCGCGGAACGCATGCAGATTCTCTCTGAACCCCGCGGACTAGCCGATGAATCATTCGCCAAGTTCATATATGCCGGGGGATCCAGATACTCCGAACCACTTGCCGGGGGCACAGAGTCAGTTTCCTCAATTAGCCGCGAGGATATTTCAGAGTTTTATCAGCGCCACTATGGCCCTGGTGCCACGACTATCGTTCTTGCAGGCGATGTTGACACCGATGAAGCGGAGGAACTGCTGGAGAGTACACTGGGTTTCTGGAAGGGACAGCATCATCCCGCCCGAAAAACGGTGGACGAGAGATCACGGACGAATCGAGCTATAGCGCTGGTGGCAAAGGCGGATGCCGCACAGGCCGAGCTCAGGATTGGACATGTAGGCGTAGAGCGCAAGCATCCGGATTATTTCGGCATCGTGGTTATGAACGCTGTTCTGGGCGGGCTTTTCTCATCGCGCATCAACCTCAACCTGCGCGAGGCTCATGGCTACACATACGGTGCGTCGTCACACTTTGACTGGCGCAGGAATGCCGGGCCGTTTGTGATATCGACAGCGGTGCAAAGCGAAGTCACGGCGGATGCAATCAGGGAGACGCTGACGGAAATCGATCGCATGCGAAGCGAAGAGATACCGGTCGACGAATTGACCCTGGCCACTGACTATCTCGACGGCGTCTTTCCAATCAGATACGAAACGACAGCTGCGATTGCGTCGGCACTCGCAAATATGGTGATATTTGAATTGCCCGACGACTATTACGATACCTACCGGGAAAAGGTGCGTGCCGTATCATCGGCCGATGTCCTTGCTGCAGCGTGCAAGCATGTCGATGCAGAGGCACTCCAGGTCGTGGTCGTCGGAGACGTGGCAATTATCAGGGAGGCGATAGAATCGCTGGGATTCGGGCCCGTGGCGCCCACTTTGGCGCCGGTCGTCGCAGCACTTGTAACGTCGGGCAGTGCGGAAGAGTGA
- a CDS encoding YdcF family protein: protein MARLGRIVRRSFRIFSSVLLTVLFLWTGWMVAVLISSSTDQARPADAIVVLGAAQYDGRPSPVLKARLDHAIGLWNRRIAAVLIVTGGTGSGDTTSEAAVGRTYARRHGVPDRAILLENEGRTTRESMLAVSRMLERRGDKTAILVSDPFHMLRLSILGRRFGIIPYTSPTRTSPISPNREERWKYMLNESMKAPLTFIFERKM from the coding sequence ATGGCCCGGCTGGGACGCATCGTCCGACGGAGTTTCCGCATATTCTCCAGTGTTCTCCTGACGGTGCTGTTCCTCTGGACCGGCTGGATGGTTGCCGTGCTCATATCGAGCTCGACCGATCAGGCGCGACCTGCCGATGCGATCGTGGTGCTGGGTGCTGCACAGTACGATGGACGACCGTCACCCGTCCTCAAAGCCCGACTCGACCATGCAATCGGGCTGTGGAACCGGAGAATTGCGGCGGTGCTAATAGTTACCGGAGGAACCGGGTCCGGCGACACGACGAGCGAGGCGGCGGTCGGTCGCACGTACGCACGAAGGCACGGGGTACCCGACCGGGCTATCCTCCTGGAGAACGAGGGGAGAACGACCCGTGAATCGATGCTTGCTGTTTCGCGCATGCTGGAACGACGTGGCGACAAGACCGCAATTCTCGTGAGCGATCCATTTCACATGTTGCGGTTGTCCATTCTAGGACGGCGGTTTGGAATAATTCCCTACACGTCGCCCACGCGGACAAGTCCCATCTCGCCAAATCGCGAGGAGCGCTGGAAATACATGTTGAACGAGTCCATGAAAGCGCCACTGACCTTCATATTCGAGAGGAAGATGTGA
- the holA gene encoding DNA polymerase III subunit delta, with amino-acid sequence MSADDAIRTLRDTLKTRTLDAVYYVCGDDDFQKEEAMRKLIDAAVSPELRAFNLDIRRAHEVDGKSLNAALLALPVMAERRAVVLRDVGALKKGGRQSLDHYLAKPSSDVVLILVEATGAKTDKTLAESATLLEFNQLSPGRIPKWITHYASTELNTGISDGAVELLHSAVGTNLYQLVAELEKLASYSDGREIDEEAVSAVVGIRRGETMADFLDQVAARDVSQALELIPHVLSQPKVTGVSVVMVLAVQTVALSWGAGRMSEGLPKSRLQGEYSALLKQAGNVYTGRSWGSAARIWAGSVVNWTEESLERALDALLDADLALKETGLSSEAQILATLVLSMCVDDDRIMAA; translated from the coding sequence ATGTCCGCCGATGATGCCATCAGAACGCTTCGCGACACTTTGAAGACGAGAACGCTCGATGCCGTGTACTACGTGTGCGGTGACGACGATTTTCAGAAAGAGGAAGCGATGAGGAAGCTGATTGACGCCGCCGTGAGCCCGGAATTGCGTGCTTTCAATCTCGACATTCGCCGAGCCCACGAGGTCGACGGCAAATCTCTCAATGCTGCCCTCCTTGCGTTGCCAGTTATGGCCGAGCGGAGAGCGGTTGTGCTACGTGATGTTGGTGCGCTCAAGAAGGGGGGGCGACAGTCGCTAGACCATTATCTGGCGAAGCCTTCCTCCGATGTCGTGCTGATTCTGGTGGAGGCAACCGGAGCAAAGACCGATAAGACTCTGGCTGAGAGCGCAACGTTGCTCGAGTTCAATCAATTGAGCCCCGGTCGCATTCCGAAATGGATAACACATTATGCGTCGACCGAACTAAACACGGGAATTTCCGACGGAGCGGTGGAGCTGCTGCACAGTGCGGTAGGGACCAACCTCTACCAGCTGGTGGCTGAGCTCGAAAAGCTGGCAAGCTATTCGGATGGCCGGGAAATAGATGAAGAGGCAGTTTCAGCCGTTGTCGGGATACGCCGCGGAGAAACGATGGCTGATTTCCTGGATCAGGTTGCCGCGCGTGATGTATCCCAAGCGCTGGAGCTCATTCCGCATGTGCTGAGTCAGCCCAAGGTCACGGGGGTTTCCGTCGTTATGGTTCTGGCTGTTCAGACAGTTGCGCTCTCGTGGGGAGCAGGTCGGATGAGTGAAGGGTTGCCAAAGAGCCGCTTGCAGGGCGAATACTCTGCACTGCTCAAGCAGGCCGGCAATGTTTATACTGGCCGATCGTGGGGATCGGCAGCAAGGATATGGGCTGGGTCGGTTGTAAATTGGACTGAGGAATCGCTCGAGCGGGCGCTTGACGCGTTGCTCGACGCTGACCTCGCGTTGAAGGAGACCGGACTGTCGTCAGAGGCACAGATACTGGCGACACTGGTATTATCGATGTGTGTCGACGACGACCGAATAATGGCTGCATGA